The segment cgacattttgcgaaagaaaCATTATTAGGAATACGTTACATGACAAAAAGACAGGTAACATAATAATTGAACTTCCTGTGGACAAGCTCGCCATTGCCTTTGTATAACGTCGTATGTCAAACGTATTAACTCAGTGACCTAACATCCGTGGAGCGGTTTATTGATTCATATTTGTAGTTGATTAATTTGTTATGCAAGCTTTGATGAGAATACTTCATCCTAGGTGAACGATTGAACGCAGTATAATGCGATACGCTATGTGTACTGTTTTGGCTGATTACGGCGACAATAGAGGTGCCATAAATCAACCCGAACAACTATGATTGCAGTCATGCAAATATGCAGACGCTGTTACGGGTTAAATCAGGGCCCGAACCAGGCACTTTTGTCACCATTTTAAAGCTAATTCAGTTGTTCGTAATTGCTCCACTCCCAGAGGATTTAACCTAGTTTAATTATAACGCCAAGTTTTCATCTTTCTTACTCTTTTgtcaaagtgaaaaatatgGGTTCTCTTCGAGATGAATCGTTACAAAAATGGCCTTTATAAATAGTATGTAGTTGCGCGTGAACttgttcaaaaaatttaacatgtcTCCGAGTCCTGAGGAAAACAAAGTTAAAACAGCATTTTCTCCTTAGGCTTGTAAGTCAGGAAGAAGTCCCTGTACTGTGGGACGAAGACAGCACAAGATCCCGGGAGACCGCAGTTGGTTAAAGTTTCATGCAGCTTCTCCAAATCTAATTCCTTCAAATTCGCCAAGTCCTCCAAGAATTCCAGGAACTCGTCCCAATTTATTTCCGATTTgctgaaattatatttacgtatttattgtaaatctGGTTGATAGAACTATCATTGTGTCACTCATACATGTGACctataaattatctataacCAAAGCGCAGCTGACTGGAAACTGCATGTCAACTTATGAActtctaatattaatttcttatctgtaat is part of the Plodia interpunctella isolate USDA-ARS_2022_Savannah chromosome Z, ilPloInte3.2, whole genome shotgun sequence genome and harbors:
- the LOC128683139 gene encoding tubulin polymerization-promoting protein homolog, coding for MGDEEQATLDGQFVDFAKMLDPKARNGLTINLYRLDYWLRQAKVIDDRKITMTDTGIIFNKFYKSEINWDEFLEFLEDLANLKELDLEKLHETLTNCGLPGSCAVFVPQYRDFFLTYKPKEKMLF